In Scylla paramamosain isolate STU-SP2022 chromosome 1, ASM3559412v1, whole genome shotgun sequence, one DNA window encodes the following:
- the LOC135103126 gene encoding large ribosomal subunit protein eL36-like, which yields MAPRYEMAVGLNKGHKVTKNTRKPKPSSRKGKNTKHNKFVRDLVREVMGFAPYEKRTIELLKVSKDKRALKFLKKRLGTHIRAKRKREEMQRVMGQQRKAAAAAAAAAAAAAAGHK from the exons ATGGCTCCTAGATATGAAATGGCCGTGGGCCTTAATAAAGGCCACAAAGTCACCAAAAACACGCGCAAGCCCAAGCCCAGCTCACGCAAGGGG aaAAATACCAAACACAACAAGtttgtgagggacctggtgcgAGAAGTCATGGGCTTTGCTCCTTATGAAAAACGTACCATTGAATTGTTGAAGGTTTCCAAGGACAAGAGGGCTCTCAAGTTCCTCAAGAAGCGA CTTGGCACCCACATCCGTGCCAAGAGGAAGCGTGAGGAAATGCAGCGTGTCATGGGTCAACAGAGGAaggctgcagctgctgctgctgctgccgctgctgctgctgccgcagGACACAAGTAA
- the LOC135103176 gene encoding fatty-acid amide hydrolase 2-like translates to MLSVIISFLTWLYLSAVRCVFRLLWLPAGPTKFLLPPIDDPALVQSACTLALWIRQRKRSAESIVEAFRRRVEAVNPIINAVVDERFEAALREAREVDQRLDACTQEEREETGRAQPLLGVPFTAKENVLVKGLSCTHGLVLRRGMKAERDAEVVCRLREAGAIPLAVTNVPELGMWIESINPLYGRTANPYDVSRTPGGSSGGEGALLASCGTPLSIGTDLIGSIRIPSFYCGTFGHKPTSGWVSLDGCRCLPYKNYINRKITVAGPMCRSVGDLVVFLESMAPRAAGLAARVADTDIGALKIWWVDGLDSPWCRRTEKSLREALHAAHQHLQNSFGATTCRFQWPMDMVHAVDIWLNKLAGENKDEPSLLTDMKNRKGTVNLLEEWLRWVCGRGRHSFTLLTVSTSLKYFYKKFLNPRFDWRNAQKKMLEILGQNGVLLMPVMPEVAPFHGEPQCFWKDMNFTAIASATELPSTSVPLGLSKEGLPLGLQIMTTPGNDHLSLAVAAALEDKFGGWISPSPITI, encoded by the exons ATGCTCAG TGTTATCATCTCCTTCCTGACGTGGCTATACCTGTCAGCGGTGCGATGCGTCTTCAGACTTCTGTGGTTGCCAGCGGGACCCACTAAGTTTCTCTTGCCGCCAATCGACGATCCAGCGCTGGTGCAGTCTGCCTGCACCCTGGCGCTGTGGATACGACAGAGGAAG AGGAGTGCAGAGTCCATCGTGGAGGCTTTCCGGCGGCGCGTGGAGGCAGTCAACCCCATCATTAACGCTGTCGTTGATGAACGTTTCGAGGCTGCTCTGCGGGAGGCCCGGGAGGTGGACCAGCGGCTTGATGCATGCACAcaggaggaacgggaggagaCAGGGCGGGCCCAGCCACTGCTTGGGGTGCCGTTCACTGCAAAAGAAAACGTTCTTGTGAAAG GGCTGAGCTGCACCCACGGCCTGGTGCTGCGACGGGGCATGAAGGCTGAGCGGGACGCAGAAGTGGTGTGCCGACTccgtgaggcag GTGCCATCCCGCTAGCTGTTACCAACGTGCCGGAGCTCGGCATGTGGATCGAGTCCATCAATCCCCTGTATGGCCGCACCGCCAATCCCTACGACGTTAGCAGGACCCCCGGCGGCTCCAGCGGtggcgag gGTGCCTTGTTGGCCTCTTGTGGCACTCCACTCTCCATTGGCACTGACCTGATTGGCTCCATACGGATCCCTTCTTTCTACTGTGGCACTTTTGGCCACAAGCCAACATCAG GCTGGGTGTCACTGGACGGCTGCAGATGTCTTCCGTATAAGAAttacataaacaggaaaattacAGTAGCAGGCCCGATGTGTCGCTCCGTGGGGGACTTGGTGGTGTTCCTGGAGAGCATGGCGCCCAGGGCGGCAGGTCTGGCGGCCAGGGTGGCTGACACGGACATCGGAGCCCTCAAGATAtg GTGGGTGGATGGGCTGGACTCTCCCTGGTGCCGCCGCACGGAGAAGTCTCTACGCGAGGCCCTGCACGCCGCGCACCAACACCTGCAGAACTCCTTCGGTGCCACTACCTGCCGG TTCCAGTGGCCGATGGACATGGTGCACGCAGTGGACATTTGGCTAAACAAACTGGCCGGCGAGAACAAAGACGAACCTAGCTTGCTCACCGATATGAAGAACCGTAAG GGTACCGTCAACCTGCTGGAGGAGTGGCTGCGGTGGGTATGCGGACGTGGGCGGCATAGCTTTACTCTACTGACCGTCTCCACCTCGCTGAAGTATTTTTATAAAAAATTCCTGAACCCACGCTTCGACTGGAGGAATGctcagaaaaaaatgttg GAAATCCTCGGCCAGAACGGCGTGCTGCTGATGCCCGTGATGCCTGAGGTGGCGCCCTTCCACGGGGAACCCCAATGCTTCTGGAAGGACATGAACTTCACTGCCATCGCCAGTGCCACTGAGCTGCCCAGCACTTCCGTGCCTCTTGGCCTCAGCAAGGAAGGCTTGCCCCTGGGACTGCAG ATAATGACGACTCCAGGGAACGACCACCTGAGTCTGGCGGTAGCGGCGGCGCTGGAGGACAAGTTTGGTGGGTGGATCTCCCCGTCACCGATCACCATCTAG